A window from Thiomonas sp. FB-Cd encodes these proteins:
- a CDS encoding transglycosylase SLT domain-containing protein, with protein MSNASQAQPQPLSWRTVGAEVLEWTHHTLMMVGFFVVAAGAYLYMHPQTVVSLEKGVTQWVAARKAAVEELQALGQQASATLQTAQTAQTAPQPAAAPPGPQLTRAQMVVANWLSHRYSIAPLAMQELVSRAWQVGKQEHLDPTLILAVMAVESSFNPYAQSPVGATGLMQVMASVHRDKFAPYGGPRASIDPMANVKVGAVVLKDAIARGGSLQAGLRMYVGATSNATEGGYAAKVLAEQARLQHVVAGVKVPADAAVTAAAPAAKPQPPAAKAEQTASSQPEAPQAIKHSV; from the coding sequence ATGTCGAATGCCTCGCAGGCCCAACCCCAGCCATTGAGCTGGCGCACCGTTGGCGCCGAAGTCCTGGAGTGGACCCACCACACACTGATGATGGTGGGTTTTTTCGTTGTTGCCGCAGGGGCCTACCTGTATATGCACCCGCAAACGGTGGTGTCGCTTGAAAAGGGCGTCACGCAGTGGGTGGCGGCACGCAAGGCCGCGGTGGAGGAGCTTCAGGCCCTGGGCCAGCAGGCCTCGGCCACTTTGCAGACCGCGCAGACCGCGCAGACCGCGCCGCAGCCCGCGGCAGCCCCGCCCGGCCCGCAGTTGACGCGTGCGCAGATGGTCGTGGCCAACTGGCTGTCGCACCGCTACAGCATTGCGCCCCTGGCCATGCAAGAACTGGTGAGTCGCGCATGGCAGGTGGGCAAGCAGGAGCATCTCGATCCCACATTGATTCTGGCCGTCATGGCCGTGGAGTCGTCCTTCAACCCCTATGCGCAAAGTCCTGTCGGGGCCACTGGGCTAATGCAGGTCATGGCAAGCGTGCACCGGGACAAGTTCGCGCCCTACGGAGGCCCGCGCGCCAGCATCGACCCCATGGCCAACGTGAAGGTGGGGGCGGTGGTGCTCAAAGACGCCATTGCCCGCGGCGGATCGCTGCAAGCCGGTTTGCGGATGTATGTGGGCGCCACGTCGAACGCCACCGAAGGCGGGTACGCCGCCAAGGTGCTCGCTGAGCAGGCCCGCCTTCAGCACGTCGTGGCCGGTGTCAAGGTTCCGGCGGATGCAGCCGTGACAGCTGCGGCCCCTGCGGCCAAGCCTCAACCGCCGGCAGCGAAGGCCGAGCAAACCGCCAGCAGCCAGCCTGAAGCCCCCCAGGCGATCAAGCACAGCGTTTGA
- the glyA gene encoding serine hydroxymethyltransferase produces the protein MFDRTISIAQTDPQLWDAIQHENRRQHDHLELIASENYASPAVMQAQGTQLTNKYAEGYPGKRYYGGCEYVDVAETLAIERVKQLFGAEAANVQPHSGAQANEAVFLAFLKPGDTIMGMSLAEGGHLTHGMALNMSGKWFNIVPYGLNAQEEIDYDRMEALAHQHKPKLIIAGASAYSLRIDFARFAKVAKDVGAIFMVDMAHYAGLIAAGVYPNPVPHADVVTSTTHKTLRGPRGGIILSRAEHEKAINSAIFPGLQGGPLMHVIAAKAVAFKEALEPEFKVYQQQVLTNAQTMAQALQQRGLRIVSGRTESHLMLVDLRAKGITGKEAEALLGQAHITVNKNAIPNDPQKPMVTSGIRVGTPAMTTRGFKQAQVVQTANLIADMLDAPQDAAVLTRVQAAVKVLADTHPVYSGEQA, from the coding sequence ATGTTCGACCGCACCATCTCCATCGCCCAGACCGATCCGCAACTCTGGGACGCCATCCAGCACGAAAACCGTCGCCAGCACGATCACCTGGAGCTCATCGCTTCGGAGAACTACGCGTCACCGGCGGTGATGCAGGCGCAAGGCACCCAGCTCACCAACAAGTACGCCGAAGGCTACCCGGGCAAGCGCTACTACGGCGGCTGCGAATATGTGGACGTGGCCGAAACGCTGGCCATCGAGCGTGTCAAGCAGTTGTTTGGCGCCGAGGCCGCCAACGTGCAGCCCCATTCGGGGGCGCAGGCCAACGAGGCCGTGTTCCTCGCCTTTCTCAAACCCGGCGACACCATCATGGGGATGAGCCTGGCCGAAGGCGGCCACCTCACCCACGGCATGGCGCTGAACATGAGTGGCAAGTGGTTCAACATCGTGCCTTACGGTCTGAACGCCCAGGAAGAGATCGACTATGACCGCATGGAAGCGCTGGCCCACCAGCACAAGCCCAAGCTGATCATCGCCGGGGCCTCGGCGTACAGCCTGCGCATCGATTTTGCGCGCTTCGCCAAGGTTGCCAAGGACGTCGGGGCCATCTTCATGGTGGACATGGCGCATTACGCCGGGCTCATCGCCGCCGGTGTGTATCCCAACCCGGTGCCGCATGCCGACGTCGTCACCTCCACCACCCACAAGACCCTGCGCGGACCGCGCGGCGGCATCATCCTCAGCCGTGCGGAGCACGAGAAGGCCATCAATTCGGCCATCTTTCCAGGACTTCAGGGCGGGCCGCTGATGCACGTCATCGCCGCGAAGGCCGTGGCCTTCAAGGAGGCCCTGGAGCCGGAGTTCAAGGTCTACCAGCAACAGGTCCTGACCAATGCGCAGACCATGGCGCAGGCGTTGCAGCAGCGCGGGCTGCGGATCGTCTCGGGTCGCACCGAAAGCCATCTGATGCTGGTCGACCTCAGGGCCAAGGGCATCACTGGCAAGGAGGCCGAAGCATTGCTTGGGCAGGCCCACATCACGGTGAACAAGAACGCAATCCCGAACGATCCGCAAAAGCCGATGGTCACCTCCGGCATTCGCGTGGGCACGCCGGCGATGACGACGCGCGGCTTCAAGCAAGCGCAGGTGGTGCAGACCGCCAACCTCATCGCCGACATGCTCGACGCACCGCAAGACGCGGCCGTTCTGACACGCGTGCAAGCAGCGGTCAAGGTTCTGGCGGACACGCATCCGGTGTACTCGGGCGAACAGGCCTGA
- the ubiD gene encoding 4-hydroxy-3-polyprenylbenzoate decarboxylase, with protein MQYQDLRDFMGSLQAQGELIEVHDSVSPRLEMTAVCDAMLQRAGPALLFRKPSGYAMPVLGNLFGTPKRVALGMGASDVSELRRIGQVLARLKQPEPPKGLKDAGELLHLVRAVWDMRPAEVRKPPCQHIVREGSDVDLNTLPLQTCWPGDAAPLLTWGLVVTRGPLKPRQNLGIYRQQRIGRNQLIMRWLAHRGGALDFREHAATHPGQPFPIAVALGADPATILGAVTPVPDSLSEYQFAGLLRGGRTELARCVGLDLQVPARAEIVLEGHIQPASPGFAGESETGVHLKEIGGYLHALEGPFGDHTGYYNEQDWFPVFEVQRITQREDAIYHSTYTGKPPDEPAVLGVALNEVFVPLLQQQFPEITDFYLPPEGCSYRLAVVSMRKQYAGHAKRVMFGVWSFLRQFMYTKFIIVTDDDVDIRNWRDVIWAVTTRMDPVRDTLLIDHTPIDYLDFASPESGLGGKMGLDATHKWPGETHREWGRVIVPDAQAAQRAQALVDRLLEGTPT; from the coding sequence ATGCAATATCAAGATCTCCGGGATTTCATGGGGTCCTTGCAAGCCCAGGGTGAACTGATCGAGGTGCATGACAGCGTCTCGCCCCGTCTGGAAATGACCGCCGTGTGCGACGCGATGCTGCAGCGCGCGGGCCCCGCTCTGCTCTTTCGCAAGCCTTCGGGCTATGCCATGCCGGTGCTCGGGAATTTGTTCGGCACCCCCAAACGGGTGGCCCTGGGCATGGGCGCCAGCGACGTGAGCGAATTGCGCCGCATCGGCCAGGTGCTGGCGCGCCTGAAACAGCCGGAGCCGCCCAAAGGCCTCAAGGATGCGGGCGAGTTGCTGCACCTGGTGCGCGCCGTATGGGACATGCGCCCCGCGGAAGTGCGCAAACCGCCCTGCCAACACATCGTGCGCGAAGGCAGCGACGTGGACCTGAACACGCTTCCCTTGCAAACCTGCTGGCCGGGGGACGCGGCGCCTTTGCTCACATGGGGTCTGGTGGTCACACGCGGGCCGCTCAAGCCGCGGCAGAACCTGGGCATCTACCGCCAACAGCGCATCGGCCGCAACCAGCTGATCATGCGCTGGCTGGCGCACCGCGGAGGCGCGCTGGACTTTCGTGAGCATGCCGCCACGCACCCCGGCCAGCCCTTCCCGATCGCCGTGGCCTTGGGCGCGGATCCGGCCACGATCCTTGGCGCAGTCACGCCGGTGCCTGACAGCTTGTCCGAATACCAGTTCGCGGGACTTTTGCGTGGCGGGCGCACGGAGCTTGCCCGCTGTGTTGGCCTGGATCTGCAGGTGCCGGCTCGCGCGGAAATCGTGCTCGAGGGTCATATCCAGCCGGCTTCCCCGGGGTTTGCGGGCGAAAGCGAAACCGGGGTGCATCTCAAGGAGATCGGCGGCTATCTGCATGCGCTGGAGGGCCCCTTCGGCGACCACACGGGCTACTACAACGAGCAAGACTGGTTTCCGGTCTTCGAGGTGCAGCGCATCACGCAGCGCGAAGACGCCATCTACCACTCCACCTACACGGGCAAGCCGCCGGATGAGCCGGCAGTGCTGGGCGTGGCCCTCAATGAGGTGTTCGTGCCGCTGCTGCAGCAGCAGTTTCCCGAAATCACCGATTTTTATCTGCCGCCAGAGGGCTGCTCATACCGCCTGGCTGTGGTGTCCATGCGCAAGCAATATGCCGGCCATGCCAAGCGCGTGATGTTCGGCGTGTGGAGTTTCCTGCGCCAGTTCATGTACACCAAGTTCATCATCGTGACGGACGACGACGTGGACATCCGCAACTGGCGCGACGTCATCTGGGCTGTCACGACGCGCATGGATCCGGTGCGCGACACGCTGCTGATCGACCACACGCCGATCGATTACCTGGACTTCGCCTCGCCCGAGTCGGGCCTCGGAGGCAAGATGGGGCTGGACGCCACCCACAAATGGCCAGGAGAAACGCACCGCGAATGGGGTCGCGTGATCGTGCCCGACGCGCAGGCAGCGCAGCGCGCGCAAGCCCTGGTGGACAGGCTGCTGGAAGGCACACCCACTTGA